The following are encoded together in the Triticum dicoccoides isolate Atlit2015 ecotype Zavitan chromosome 6B, WEW_v2.0, whole genome shotgun sequence genome:
- the LOC119326492 gene encoding 23 kDa jasmonate-induced protein-like, protein MTTPFGLPITEDTVGALSRYHGKKVITQDDCAREAMRLIHAEGKNLDALDHAWKLKENYGNGMSTLVLVYNATGARVTLEQRHDWQGYVYRNQPPPSMHNGQWISFLHVGTGTASRAGRVFRGRDKNGKIRDFVVAWFIPLNLQPTAAYTEIGDQDAFTGRWPYVGARLHTAKRITRASDHNCASTVSIDGYTTSQCIAVLQHNFEPIPSERDDPAEWP, encoded by the exons ATGACGACTCCTTTTGGGCTACCGATCACGGAGGACACCGTGGGAGCATTGTCCAGGTACCATGGAAAGAAGGTGATCACCCAGGATGACTGCGCACGAGAAGCCATGAGGCTGATCCACGCCGAGGGCAAGAACCTGGATGCTCTCGATCACGCGTGGAAGCTCAAGGAAAATTATGGCAATGGGATGAGCACCTTGGTCCTCGTCTACAACGCCACCGGCGCCCGCGTGACCTTGGAGCAGAGGCATGACTGGCAAGGCTACGTCTATAGAAACCAGCCGCCGCCCAGCATGCACAACGGCCAGTGGATCTCCTTCCTCCACGTCGGGACCGGCACGGCCAGCCGTGCCGGCAGGGTCTTCCGTGGCCGGGACAAGAACGGCAAAATTCGCGACTTCGTCGTCGCCTGGTTTATCCCGTTGAACCTCCAGCCAACAGCA GCCTATACTGAAATCGGCGACCAAGACGCATTTACGGGCCGGTGGCCTTACGTCGGTGCACGTCTCCATACCGCAAAAAGAATCACCCGGGCCAGCGACCACAACTGCGCGTCCACAGTCAGCATCGACGGCTACACAACTTCGCAATGCATTGCTGTTCTACAACACAACTTTGAGCCCATACCATCAGAGCGCGATGATCCGGCCGAATGGCCTTAG